In the genome of Gloeotrichia echinulata CP02, one region contains:
- the rplU gene encoding 50S ribosomal protein L21: MTYAIIETGGKQIRVEPGRFYDIELLTAAEDEKVTIDAVLLVQHNGELSIGQPRVAGATVEGTVVRHFRGRKVLVYKMKPKKKTRKKRGHRQEITRLMIDSINLNGQVFVAEAGVTAETPVDDNTPVEVAAE, translated from the coding sequence ATGACTTACGCAATTATTGAAACTGGCGGCAAACAAATACGGGTGGAACCGGGTCGTTTTTACGACATCGAGCTGCTAACTGCCGCAGAAGACGAAAAAGTTACAATAGACGCAGTATTACTAGTGCAGCACAACGGCGAACTATCAATTGGACAGCCGCGAGTAGCTGGGGCGACTGTAGAAGGGACAGTGGTGCGGCATTTTAGAGGTCGCAAAGTCCTGGTATACAAAATGAAGCCGAAAAAGAAAACCCGCAAAAAGCGCGGACATCGCCAAGAAATCACTAGACTGATGATTGATTCTATTAATCTCAATGGTCAGGTATTTGTTGCTGAAGCAGGGGTAACCGCTGAAACTCCGGTCGATGATAACACCCCTGTAGAAGTCGCTGCTGAATAA
- a CDS encoding alpha/beta hydrolase translates to MTTASTQFYTWQNYRCAYEVHHPTDSTAEGIPLLLIHPIGVGLSRQFWQRFVREWYNTGNRRPIYNPDLLGCGDSDMPHVAYTPSNWAEQLHYFLQKVVQQPVIVVVQGALLPVALELVQKAPNLIHSLVFAGPPAWAVMTKKSPTWQQKLTWNLLDSPLGNAFYRYARTPKFLRSFSTRQLFASGDSVDSLWLNTLVAGAEKTANRYAVFSFLAGFWRQDYSTAIAAIKQATLVVVGETASSISQEGKRETPDQRLADYLAHLPHGRGIKLPGRNVLPYESTAFFVGAIAPFVNEVG, encoded by the coding sequence ATGACAACAGCTTCCACTCAGTTTTACACTTGGCAGAATTATCGCTGCGCCTACGAAGTTCATCACCCAACTGATTCAACGGCTGAGGGGATTCCTCTACTGTTAATTCATCCCATTGGTGTGGGATTATCACGGCAATTTTGGCAGCGATTTGTCCGCGAATGGTATAATACAGGGAATCGTCGTCCAATTTACAATCCAGATTTACTGGGATGCGGTGATAGTGATATGCCCCATGTGGCTTATACTCCTAGTAATTGGGCAGAACAATTGCATTACTTTTTACAAAAAGTGGTGCAACAACCTGTAATTGTCGTAGTGCAAGGTGCTTTATTACCAGTAGCATTAGAATTAGTTCAAAAAGCACCGAATTTAATTCATTCTCTCGTATTTGCAGGGCCGCCAGCTTGGGCTGTGATGACAAAAAAATCACCAACATGGCAACAAAAACTTACGTGGAATCTGTTAGATTCACCTTTGGGTAATGCTTTTTATCGCTATGCACGCACCCCAAAATTTTTGCGGTCTTTTTCCACTCGCCAACTCTTTGCGTCAGGCGATAGTGTCGATAGCTTGTGGTTAAATACTTTGGTCGCAGGTGCAGAAAAGACCGCCAATAGATATGCAGTGTTTTCTTTTTTAGCTGGGTTTTGGCGTCAAGATTATAGTACCGCGATCGCCGCTATTAAGCAAGCAACACTTGTAGTTGTCGGAGAAACAGCATCGAGTATTAGCCAAGAAGGTAAACGAGAGACACCAGATCAACGGTTGGCTGACTACCTCGCCCATTTACCTCACGGACGTGGAATTAAGTTACCGGGGCGAAATGTTTTACCCTATGAATCCACCGCTTTTTTTGTCGGGGCGATCGCGCCTTTTGTTAATGAAGTTGGTTAA
- a CDS encoding pentapeptide repeat-containing protein, whose amino-acid sequence MSELERYYRILELEPGATLEEVNQAYKDLVFVWHPDRIPKENLRLQNKAQEKLKAINEARDKLRSFKANYQTTSDSQSSQAKQTSQATYQSPNNNPDLSGKDYSRANLSNKDLSGRNLSYANLTGANLSDTFMHKVNLRGANLSEANLFRANLLLADLREANLRSANLIGADLSGADLRGADLTGARIRSGDRLLVKLIGANLAGAIMPDGMIHR is encoded by the coding sequence ATGAGCGAGTTGGAGCGGTATTATAGAATCTTGGAATTAGAGCCTGGTGCAACACTTGAGGAAGTGAACCAGGCTTATAAAGATTTGGTGTTTGTTTGGCATCCTGATCGCATTCCCAAGGAAAATCTCCGCTTACAAAATAAAGCACAAGAAAAGCTCAAAGCTATTAATGAAGCTCGTGATAAATTGCGTTCTTTTAAAGCCAACTATCAAACCACCTCTGATTCACAATCGTCTCAAGCAAAACAAACATCTCAAGCGACCTATCAATCACCAAATAATAACCCAGATTTAAGTGGGAAAGACTACAGTCGGGCAAATTTGAGCAACAAAGACTTATCTGGTAGAAATTTGAGTTATGCCAACTTGACTGGTGCTAATTTGAGTGATACTTTTATGCATAAGGTTAATCTTAGAGGTGCAAATTTATCAGAGGCAAATTTGTTTAGAGCCAACCTACTTTTAGCCGATTTAAGAGAAGCGAATTTGCGCTCTGCTAATTTGATTGGAGCTGATCTCAGTGGAGCCGACTTGCGGGGTGCGGACTTGACGGGAGCGCGTATTCGCTCTGGCGATCGCTTGCTTGTTAAACTGATTGGAGCTAATTTAGCTGGTGCAATCATGCCTGATGGTATGATTCATCGTTAG
- the rpmA gene encoding 50S ribosomal protein L27, which translates to MAHKKGTGSTRNGRDSNAQRLGVKRYGGQTVRAGNILVRQRGTKMHPGNNVGIGSDDTLFALVDGVVTFERKGKTRKKVSVYPVVAVVEAVAG; encoded by the coding sequence ATGGCTCATAAGAAAGGAACAGGTAGTACACGTAACGGTCGTGATTCTAACGCCCAGCGTCTGGGTGTCAAGCGCTACGGCGGTCAAACTGTGCGGGCGGGAAATATTCTCGTGCGTCAGCGTGGAACTAAAATGCACCCTGGTAACAACGTGGGTATTGGTAGCGATGACACGCTATTTGCCTTAGTTGACGGCGTTGTTACCTTTGAAAGAAAGGGTAAAACCCGTAAAAAAGTCAGCGTTTATCCAGTTGTTGCTGTTGTTGAAGCAGTAGCTGGTTAG
- a CDS encoding transposase produces the protein MRQVEKHIIKEGHDWFDYCSDITTISRQLYNTAQFTQRQGFFYGWGTQSQASLDTLFKQNENYKAISAKVAQLVLKQNADAWIAYYKALVAYKLEPTKFTGRPKPPNYVDDKNLIKFNNQAIGKKEFSKGSVVPSMSPIRIPIKPGLRFDDLCEVRIVPKTGCFVIEVVYEILQKNEFFCSLNPELNAAIDIGLDNLATIVFNDLAIQPIIVNGKPLKSANQFYNKQIAKFRGFLPHGKGKSRRIANIVRNRNQFIDSYLHQSTKMIVDELLSLGVTHVSIGKNEQWKTRLNLGKRTNQNFTQIPHAIFIEMLTYKLVRVGITVKVAEESYTSKASAIDWDIIPTYQPNNKIKHVFSGKRVKRAWYISKDGLKIHADVNAGYNIGRKSNPEGFDCLQSILRDRGCLVVHPRRITPLFKRVHAESRVA, from the coding sequence ATGCGTCAAGTAGAAAAGCACATAATCAAAGAAGGACATGACTGGTTTGATTATTGTAGTGACATTACCACTATTTCTCGGCAGCTTTACAACACTGCTCAATTCACTCAGCGTCAAGGTTTTTTTTACGGATGGGGAACTCAATCACAAGCTAGCTTAGACACTTTATTTAAACAAAACGAGAACTACAAAGCAATAAGCGCAAAAGTAGCTCAACTCGTATTAAAACAGAATGCAGATGCGTGGATTGCTTACTACAAAGCATTAGTGGCTTATAAACTTGAACCAACTAAGTTCACTGGTAGACCAAAACCACCTAATTATGTTGATGATAAGAACCTGATTAAGTTTAACAATCAAGCCATTGGCAAAAAAGAATTTAGTAAAGGTTCGGTTGTCCCGTCAATGTCGCCAATCAGAATCCCGATAAAGCCTGGACTAAGATTTGACGACTTGTGCGAAGTGCGAATTGTCCCAAAGACGGGATGTTTTGTGATCGAGGTAGTCTATGAAATTCTGCAAAAAAATGAGTTCTTCTGTAGTTTGAATCCTGAACTTAATGCGGCGATAGATATTGGTTTAGATAATCTAGCGACGATTGTTTTCAATGATCTAGCAATACAACCAATTATTGTAAATGGTAAACCATTGAAATCAGCCAACCAGTTTTATAACAAGCAGATTGCCAAGTTTCGAGGTTTTCTGCCTCATGGTAAAGGTAAATCAAGGCGAATCGCAAACATCGTCCGCAACCGTAATCAATTTATAGATTCATATTTGCATCAATCCACAAAAATGATTGTGGATGAACTTCTATCTCTTGGTGTAACTCACGTCTCAATCGGGAAAAACGAACAATGGAAAACACGTCTTAATTTAGGTAAACGTACAAACCAAAATTTTACTCAGATACCACACGCAATATTTATCGAAATGCTGACTTATAAATTAGTTAGAGTCGGTATTACCGTTAAGGTAGCAGAAGAATCTTACACAAGTAAGGCTTCAGCGATTGATTGGGACATCATCCCAACTTATCAACCTAACAACAAGATCAAGCATGTATTCTCAGGAAAACGTGTCAAACGTGCGTGGTATATCAGTAAAGATGGTTTGAAGATTCATGCCGACGTGAACGCAGGGTACAACATCGGCAGAAAAAGTAATCCTGAAGGGTTTGACTGTCTCCAGTCTATTCTAAGGGATAGGGGGTGTCTGGTAGTACATCCAAGGCGGATAACTCCACTATTTAAGCGTGTCCATGCTGAAAGTAGAGTCGCTTAA
- a CDS encoding NAD-dependent epimerase/dehydratase family protein — protein sequence MNIAIIGCGYVGYAVAKYWQEKTNFVVTVTTTTPERVPTLKAVAAEVIVTQGNDPEGLKAALQNQDVVLLSVGAKGANTYEEAYLQTAKTLVSILPQITSVRQLIYTGSYSVYGDRNGAFVDEETPVAPSNRNSEIMRETEEILLSISNANLRICILRLGGIYGPGRELVKIFGRVAGTTRPGNGDDITNWIHLDDIVGAIEFARQQELQDIYNVVDDGHLISRELIDGVLKKHDLPPIIWDASLKSNRPYNPWVSNQKIKDAGYKLIYPQIIF from the coding sequence ATGAATATAGCAATCATTGGTTGTGGTTACGTCGGTTATGCTGTTGCCAAATATTGGCAAGAAAAAACTAATTTTGTTGTCACTGTAACCACAACTACCCCTGAGCGTGTACCAACACTAAAAGCAGTAGCAGCAGAAGTTATAGTCACCCAAGGTAATGACCCAGAGGGACTAAAAGCCGCATTACAAAATCAAGATGTTGTGCTATTGAGTGTTGGTGCAAAAGGTGCAAATACTTATGAAGAAGCCTATTTGCAAACTGCCAAAACTTTAGTTTCTATTTTACCACAGATTACCAGTGTACGACAATTAATATATACAGGCAGTTATTCTGTTTATGGTGACCGAAATGGTGCGTTTGTCGATGAAGAAACACCAGTAGCACCTAGCAATCGCAACTCAGAAATTATGCGAGAAACTGAAGAAATTTTGCTATCGATATCAAACGCCAATCTCCGCATTTGTATCTTGCGCTTGGGAGGAATTTATGGACCGGGTAGAGAACTGGTAAAAATATTTGGTCGAGTCGCTGGTACAACCCGTCCGGGTAATGGCGACGATATCACGAATTGGATTCACCTGGATGATATAGTTGGTGCTATCGAATTTGCTCGTCAACAGGAATTGCAAGACATTTACAATGTAGTAGATGATGGTCATCTCATCAGTCGAGAATTGATTGATGGTGTGTTGAAAAAACACGATTTACCGCCAATTATTTGGGATGCTTCCCTCAAAAGTAACCGCCCATATAATCCTTGGGTATCAAATCAAAAAATCAAAGATGCTGGATACAAGTTAATATATCCACAGATAATTTTTTAG
- the cruF gene encoding gamma-carotene 1'-hydroxylase CruF, which yields MRQLVIAERVCIIGHIVSMVFGLVGILLVIPNAEVILNLSEVGQTAMQWSMAGGGVVYMILGAAGVFLYGLRTLGLGRTLAFMLPSVFISLASELSGTSTGFPFGHYSYLSGLGYKIAGLVPFTIPLSWFYVGCVSYLLARAGLEVDKKPNLWRHMVAIALGALLLTSWDFVLDPAMSQTALPFWYWQQPGAFFGMPYQNFAGWLGTGSVFMTVAALLWKNNPITLTRSQLNVPLVVYLSNFGFATVMSLAAGFSIPVLLGLLLGVAPAVTLWWKGTTIQAPVAVEPATQEIAVANVKVALK from the coding sequence ATGAGACAACTTGTTATTGCTGAACGCGTATGCATCATTGGTCATATTGTGTCAATGGTGTTCGGGTTGGTAGGGATACTGCTGGTCATACCTAACGCCGAAGTAATTTTGAACTTATCCGAAGTTGGCCAGACCGCCATGCAGTGGAGTATGGCTGGAGGCGGTGTAGTTTATATGATTTTGGGTGCAGCAGGGGTATTCCTTTATGGATTAAGGACATTAGGCTTGGGTCGCACCTTAGCGTTTATGCTCCCCTCAGTGTTTATTTCCTTAGCCAGTGAACTATCGGGAACCAGCACAGGGTTTCCTTTTGGTCACTATAGTTATTTGAGTGGCTTGGGCTATAAAATTGCCGGCTTAGTGCCATTCACAATTCCCTTGTCGTGGTTTTATGTGGGATGCGTTTCCTACTTGCTGGCGCGTGCTGGTTTAGAAGTTGACAAAAAACCCAACTTGTGGCGTCACATGGTGGCGATCGCCTTGGGTGCTTTGTTATTGACTTCCTGGGATTTTGTCCTTGACCCCGCGATGAGTCAAACCGCTCTCCCCTTCTGGTATTGGCAACAACCAGGGGCTTTCTTTGGTATGCCCTATCAAAACTTTGCTGGTTGGCTGGGTACTGGCTCAGTATTTATGACTGTAGCTGCACTGTTGTGGAAAAACAACCCTATTACATTAACGCGATCGCAGCTAAATGTACCCTTAGTAGTTTATTTAAGTAACTTCGGCTTTGCTACAGTTATGAGCTTGGCCGCTGGGTTTTCCATCCCTGTGTTACTTGGCTTATTACTGGGCGTAGCTCCCGCTGTGACACTATGGTGGAAAGGCACAACTATACAAGCCCCTGTGGCTGTGGAACCAGCAACCCAAGAAATTGCCGTAGCAAATGTCAAAGTTGCTTTGAAGTAA
- a CDS encoding ATP-binding protein → MLLSVAIAILLATYTSRIIARPLKAVTNIARKVTQESNFHLQAPVTTRDEVGILAISLNQLIQRVNTLLEEQKAESSQQLIQSEKMSSLGRMLAGVAHEINNPVNFIYGNIQHTTAYFQDLLALLEAYEAKASDDVIQAQSEQIDLEFLRQDLPNLLQSMQVGATRAREIVLSLKNFSRLDETALHPVDIHACIDSSLLILNNRIKQGIKVICNYGILPNIDGYAGSLYQVFMNILCNAMDALDEQTKIHKSKEIVITTQRLEETWVLVKITDNGSGISKENLAKIFDSFFTTKPVGIGTGLGLSISYQIVVEKHGGRLTCESEVGQGTTFAIALPIKQPSISKISAPIPVLATSLR, encoded by the coding sequence ATGTTGCTGTCAGTGGCGATCGCTATTTTGTTAGCGACTTACACTAGTCGGATAATCGCTCGTCCACTAAAAGCTGTTACCAATATCGCCCGAAAAGTTACCCAAGAATCTAACTTTCATCTGCAAGCACCAGTAACCACCCGCGATGAGGTGGGAATATTAGCAATCTCTCTCAATCAACTAATTCAACGGGTAAACACTCTTTTGGAAGAACAAAAAGCGGAGAGTTCCCAACAGTTGATTCAGAGTGAAAAAATGTCCAGTCTGGGACGGATGCTAGCAGGGGTGGCACATGAAATCAACAATCCAGTTAACTTTATCTACGGCAATATCCAACATACTACCGCCTACTTTCAAGATCTCCTAGCCCTACTAGAAGCCTACGAAGCAAAAGCCAGCGATGATGTCATTCAAGCTCAATCTGAGCAAATCGATCTGGAATTTTTGCGACAAGACTTGCCTAATCTCTTACAATCTATGCAAGTAGGGGCTACCCGCGCACGGGAAATTGTCTTGAGTCTAAAGAACTTTTCTCGCTTAGATGAAACCGCACTTCATCCAGTAGATATACACGCTTGTATTGATAGTAGTTTACTAATTCTGAATAACAGAATTAAACAAGGTATAAAAGTTATTTGTAACTACGGTATATTACCAAATATTGACGGTTATGCAGGTTCGCTCTACCAGGTATTCATGAATATTTTATGCAATGCAATGGATGCTTTAGATGAGCAAACAAAAATCCATAAATCCAAAGAAATTGTTATTACCACACAACGTTTAGAAGAAACCTGGGTGCTGGTCAAAATAACAGATAACGGTTCTGGTATCTCTAAAGAAAATCTTGCCAAAATATTTGACTCTTTCTTCACCACCAAACCTGTAGGAATTGGCACCGGTTTGGGTTTATCGATTAGCTACCAGATTGTGGTAGAAAAACATGGTGGTAGACTAACTTGTGAGTCTGAGGTAGGTCAGGGGACAACATTTGCGATCGCACTCCCTATCAAGCAACCAAGTATTAGCAAAATATCTGCTCCCATACCCGTACTAGCTACTAGCTTACGTTGA
- a CDS encoding glutathione peroxidase has product MLPNRRGQRVPSVTFHTRQNNLWVDVTTEDLFADKTVVVFSLPGAFTPTCSSTHLPGYNELAKAFKENGVDNIICISVNDAFVMNEWAKDQEAENITLIPDGNGEFTEGMGMLVDKSAVGFGKRSWRYSMLVKNGVIENMFIEPDEPGDPFKVSDAETMLRYINPQAVKPQLVSLFAKVGCPYCARAKAMLKEHGIDYEEITLGKDVTTRSLRAVTGATTVPQVFIDGKLIGGSEALAAYFGV; this is encoded by the coding sequence ATGCTGCCCAATCGTCGAGGACAAAGAGTCCCCAGTGTTACTTTTCATACTCGTCAAAACAACCTGTGGGTCGATGTGACGACTGAAGATCTGTTCGCTGATAAGACAGTCGTGGTCTTCTCCTTGCCTGGTGCTTTTACTCCGACTTGCTCATCAACTCATCTCCCTGGTTATAATGAGTTGGCTAAGGCTTTTAAGGAAAACGGCGTAGACAACATTATTTGTATTTCTGTCAATGATGCTTTTGTGATGAACGAATGGGCAAAGGATCAAGAGGCAGAAAATATCACACTCATTCCCGATGGTAACGGTGAATTTACTGAAGGCATGGGGATGTTAGTGGATAAATCAGCAGTCGGCTTTGGTAAACGCTCATGGCGCTATTCTATGCTGGTGAAAAATGGCGTCATTGAAAATATGTTTATTGAGCCAGATGAGCCAGGAGACCCCTTTAAGGTATCCGATGCGGAAACCATGCTCAGATATATCAACCCCCAAGCTGTGAAACCTCAACTGGTGTCCCTATTTGCCAAAGTGGGTTGTCCCTACTGTGCCCGTGCGAAAGCTATGCTCAAAGAACATGGCATCGACTACGAAGAAATTACCTTGGGTAAGGATGTTACCACACGCTCGTTACGGGCAGTTACAGGTGCGACCACAGTTCCCCAAGTTTTTATCGATGGTAAATTAATTGGTGGTTCTGAGGCGTTAGCTGCTTACTTTGGCGTCTAG